The following coding sequences are from one Melospiza melodia melodia isolate bMelMel2 chromosome 2, bMelMel2.pri, whole genome shotgun sequence window:
- the UPF3A gene encoding regulator of nonsense transcripts 3A isoform X3, protein MDAPLLQESPRRDTDAPPNPPLTSPPSPLPPPPPLHPAPGKQREEKKTALSKVVIRRLPPCLTKEQLEEQLHPLPAHDYFEFCTADPSLYPHLYSRAYINFRNPEDILLFRDRFDGYVFIDNKGLEYPAVVEFAPFQKISKKKLKKKDAKAGSIEDDPEYRKFLENYCADEDKICANPEILLGEIEAKTRELIARRTTPLLEYIKNRKLEKQRIREEKREERRRRELEKKRLREEEKRKRREEERRKRKEVEKQKKISEKEIRIKLLKKPEKGDELASEKHKGEEADTEENKWDKSPASGSIKSKSLESSLKEIKEKIVQPCSCTSQELASEHIWDLQVKPMTAVGNPLKMLLIKCMRQIIQLELVLKRLKKQNKTVWGKSLVKRNEFQIQHHHKNPLGCFRTPQAIASTK, encoded by the exons ATGGACGCCCCGCTGCTGCAGGAGTCGCCGCGCCGCGACACGGACGCTCCGCCGAACCCGCCGCTGACGTCCCCGCCGTCCCcactgccgccgccgccgccgcttcaCCCGGCGCCGGGGAAACAGCGGGAGGAGAAGAAAACGGCGCTGAGCAAA GTGGTTATTCGAAGGCTTCCTCCTTGTCTAACCAAGGAGCAACTTGAGGAGCAGCTGCATCCTCTACCTGCCCATGATTATTTTGAGTTTTGCACTGCTGATCCCAG CCTTTATCCTCATCTCTACTCAAGAGCATACATTAACTTTAGAAATCCTGAGGACATCCTTCTTTTTAGAGATCGCTTTGATGGCTATGTCTTCATTGATAATAAAG GTTTGGAATATCCTGCAGTGGTTGAATTTGCTCCATTTCAGAAGATTTCAAAAAAGAAACTGAAGAAGAAAGATGCCAAAGCTGGGAGCATTGAAGATG ATCCAGAATATAGGAAATTTTTAGAGAATTATTGTGCTGATGAAGACAAGATCTGTGCCAATCCTGAGATTCTTTTGGGAGAGATTGAGGCCAAAACAAGGGAACTCATTG CTAGAAGAACAACACCCCTTTtggaatatattaaaaatagaaaattagAAAAGCAG AGAATTcgagaagagaaaagagaagaacgGAGGCGGAGAGAATTGGAGAAGAAGCGTTTGCgggaggaagagaaaaggaaGCGCAGAGAAGAAGAAAGACGTAAAAGAAAAGAAGTGGAGAAGCAAAAGAAGATTTCTGAAAAAGAAATAAGGATCAAG CTTCTCAAGAAGCCTGAAAAAGGAGATGAACTGGCCAGTGAAAAGCACAAAGgtgaagaagctgacactgaggAAAATAAATGGGATAAATCACCTGCATCTGGGAGTATAAAATCCAAATCTTTGGAGAGTTCACTAAAAGAAATCAAGGAAAA GATCGTCCAGCCATGCAGTTGTACCAGCCAGGAGCTCGCATCCGAACACATATGGGACCTACAAGTAAAACCTATGACTGCAGTGGGAAACCCTTTGAAGATGCTCTTGATAAAATGTATGAGGCAGATAATTCAGCTGGAGCTAGTTCTGAAAAGACTGAAGAAACAGAATAAAACAGTCTGGGGGAAAAGTCTTGTGAAAAGGAATGAATTTCAGATTCAGCATCATCACAAAAATCCATTGGGCTGTTTCAGAACTCCACAGGCAATTGCATCAACAAAATAA
- the UPF3A gene encoding regulator of nonsense transcripts 3A isoform X2: protein MDAPLLQESPRRDTDAPPNPPLTSPPSPLPPPPPLHPAPGKQREEKKTALSKVVIRRLPPCLTKEQLEEQLHPLPAHDYFEFCTADPSLYPHLYSRAYINFRNPEDILLFRDRFDGYVFIDNKGLEYPAVVEFAPFQKISKKKLKKKDAKAGSIEDDPEYRKFLENYCADEDKICANPEILLGEIEAKTRELIARRTTPLLEYIKNRKLEKQRIREEKREERRRRELEKKRLREEEKRKRREEERRKRKEVEKQKKISEKEIRIKLLKKPEKGDELASEKHKGEEADTEENKWDKSPASGSIKSKSLESSLKEIKEKSQNDSDKEQRDLERRFREKEPERQRYRLDDGRKHRTHYEFDKFMRRNEEELKWGKGYNQDRGKKGNYNYSFTVEAVDKLGSSSHAVVPARSSHPNTYGTYK, encoded by the exons ATGGACGCCCCGCTGCTGCAGGAGTCGCCGCGCCGCGACACGGACGCTCCGCCGAACCCGCCGCTGACGTCCCCGCCGTCCCcactgccgccgccgccgccgcttcaCCCGGCGCCGGGGAAACAGCGGGAGGAGAAGAAAACGGCGCTGAGCAAA GTGGTTATTCGAAGGCTTCCTCCTTGTCTAACCAAGGAGCAACTTGAGGAGCAGCTGCATCCTCTACCTGCCCATGATTATTTTGAGTTTTGCACTGCTGATCCCAG CCTTTATCCTCATCTCTACTCAAGAGCATACATTAACTTTAGAAATCCTGAGGACATCCTTCTTTTTAGAGATCGCTTTGATGGCTATGTCTTCATTGATAATAAAG GTTTGGAATATCCTGCAGTGGTTGAATTTGCTCCATTTCAGAAGATTTCAAAAAAGAAACTGAAGAAGAAAGATGCCAAAGCTGGGAGCATTGAAGATG ATCCAGAATATAGGAAATTTTTAGAGAATTATTGTGCTGATGAAGACAAGATCTGTGCCAATCCTGAGATTCTTTTGGGAGAGATTGAGGCCAAAACAAGGGAACTCATTG CTAGAAGAACAACACCCCTTTtggaatatattaaaaatagaaaattagAAAAGCAG AGAATTcgagaagagaaaagagaagaacgGAGGCGGAGAGAATTGGAGAAGAAGCGTTTGCgggaggaagagaaaaggaaGCGCAGAGAAGAAGAAAGACGTAAAAGAAAAGAAGTGGAGAAGCAAAAGAAGATTTCTGAAAAAGAAATAAGGATCAAG CTTCTCAAGAAGCCTGAAAAAGGAGATGAACTGGCCAGTGAAAAGCACAAAGgtgaagaagctgacactgaggAAAATAAATGGGATAAATCACCTGCATCTGGGAGTATAAAATCCAAATCTTTGGAGAGTTCACTAAAAGAAATCAAGGAAAA GTCACAAAATGATAGTGACAAAGAGCAAAGAGATTTGGAGAGAAGATTTCGAGAAAAAGAACCTGAAAGACAAAGGTATCGATTGGATGATGGCAGAAAGCATAGAACTCACTATGAGTTTGACAAGTTTATGAGAAGGAATGAAGAAGAGCTGAAATGGGGGAAAGGATACAACCAAGACAGAGGAAAGAAAGGGAACTACAACTACAGCTTCACTGTGGAGGCAGTAGACAAACTGG GATCGTCCAGCCATGCAGTTGTACCAGCCAGGAGCTCGCATCCGAACACATATGGGACCTACAAGTAA
- the UPF3A gene encoding regulator of nonsense transcripts 3A isoform X5 yields MRSEREAGQGLGLGLGLGLGSGRDGSRDSRPMDAPLLQESPRRDTDAPPNPPLTSPPSPLPPPPPLHPAPGKQREEKKTALSKVVIRRLPPCLTKEQLEEQLHPLPAHDYFEFCTADPSLYPHLYSRAYINFRNPEDILLFRDRFDGYVFIDNKGLEYPAVVEFAPFQKISKKKLKKKDAKAGSIEDDPEYRKFLENYCADEDKICANPEILLGEIEAKTRELIARRTTPLLEYIKNRKLEKQRIREEKREERRRRELEKKRLREEEKRKRREEERRKRKEVEKQKKISEKEIRIKLLKKPEKGDELASEKHKGEEADTEENKWDKSPASGSIKSKSLESSLKEIKEKSQNDSDKEQRDLERRFREKEPERQRYRLDDGRKHRTHYEFDKFMRRNEEELKWGKGYNQDRGKKGNYNYSFTVEAVDKLGKEDKCDDMASKKERIRNKDRPAMQLYQPGARIRTHMGPTSKTYDCSGKPFEDALDKMYEADNSAGASSEKTEETE; encoded by the exons ATGCGCTCGGAGCgggaggcagggcaggggctggggctggggctggggctggggctgggctcgggcCGGGACGGCAGCCGCGACTCGCGACCCATGGACGCCCCGCTGCTGCAGGAGTCGCCGCGCCGCGACACGGACGCTCCGCCGAACCCGCCGCTGACGTCCCCGCCGTCCCcactgccgccgccgccgccgcttcaCCCGGCGCCGGGGAAACAGCGGGAGGAGAAGAAAACGGCGCTGAGCAAA GTGGTTATTCGAAGGCTTCCTCCTTGTCTAACCAAGGAGCAACTTGAGGAGCAGCTGCATCCTCTACCTGCCCATGATTATTTTGAGTTTTGCACTGCTGATCCCAG CCTTTATCCTCATCTCTACTCAAGAGCATACATTAACTTTAGAAATCCTGAGGACATCCTTCTTTTTAGAGATCGCTTTGATGGCTATGTCTTCATTGATAATAAAG GTTTGGAATATCCTGCAGTGGTTGAATTTGCTCCATTTCAGAAGATTTCAAAAAAGAAACTGAAGAAGAAAGATGCCAAAGCTGGGAGCATTGAAGATG ATCCAGAATATAGGAAATTTTTAGAGAATTATTGTGCTGATGAAGACAAGATCTGTGCCAATCCTGAGATTCTTTTGGGAGAGATTGAGGCCAAAACAAGGGAACTCATTG CTAGAAGAACAACACCCCTTTtggaatatattaaaaatagaaaattagAAAAGCAG AGAATTcgagaagagaaaagagaagaacgGAGGCGGAGAGAATTGGAGAAGAAGCGTTTGCgggaggaagagaaaaggaaGCGCAGAGAAGAAGAAAGACGTAAAAGAAAAGAAGTGGAGAAGCAAAAGAAGATTTCTGAAAAAGAAATAAGGATCAAG CTTCTCAAGAAGCCTGAAAAAGGAGATGAACTGGCCAGTGAAAAGCACAAAGgtgaagaagctgacactgaggAAAATAAATGGGATAAATCACCTGCATCTGGGAGTATAAAATCCAAATCTTTGGAGAGTTCACTAAAAGAAATCAAGGAAAA GTCACAAAATGATAGTGACAAAGAGCAAAGAGATTTGGAGAGAAGATTTCGAGAAAAAGAACCTGAAAGACAAAGGTATCGATTGGATGATGGCAGAAAGCATAGAACTCACTATGAGTTTGACAAGTTTATGAGAAGGAATGAAGAAGAGCTGAAATGGGGGAAAGGATACAACCAAGACAGAGGAAAGAAAGGGAACTACAACTACAGCTTCACTGTGGAGGCAGTAGACAAACTGGGTAAAGAGGACAAGTGTGATGACatggcatccaaaaaggagcgcATAAGAAATAAG GATCGTCCAGCCATGCAGTTGTACCAGCCAGGAGCTCGCATCCGAACACATATGGGACCTACAAGTAAAACCTATGACTGCAGTGGGAAACCCTTTGAAGATGCTCTTGATAAAATGTATGAGGCAGATAATTCAGCTGGAGCTAGTTCTGAAAAGACTGAAGAAACAGAATAA
- the UPF3A gene encoding regulator of nonsense transcripts 3A isoform X4, whose protein sequence is MIILSFALLIPGLEYPAVVEFAPFQKISKKKLKKKDAKAGSIEDDPEYRKFLENYCADEDKICANPEILLGEIEAKTRELIARRTTPLLEYIKNRKLEKQRIREEKREERRRRELEKKRLREEEKRKRREEERRKRKEVEKQKKISEKEIRIKLLKKPEKGDELASEKHKGEEADTEENKWDKSPASGSIKSKSLESSLKEIKEKSQNDSDKEQRDLERRFREKEPERQRYRLDDGRKHRTHYEFDKFMRRNEEELKWGKGYNQDRGKKGNYNYSFTVEAVDKLGKEDKCDDMASKKERIRNKDRPAMQLYQPGARIRTHMGPTSKTYDCSGKPFEDALDKMYEADNSAGASSEKTEETE, encoded by the exons ATGATTATTTTGAGTTTTGCACTGCTGATCCCAG GTTTGGAATATCCTGCAGTGGTTGAATTTGCTCCATTTCAGAAGATTTCAAAAAAGAAACTGAAGAAGAAAGATGCCAAAGCTGGGAGCATTGAAGATG ATCCAGAATATAGGAAATTTTTAGAGAATTATTGTGCTGATGAAGACAAGATCTGTGCCAATCCTGAGATTCTTTTGGGAGAGATTGAGGCCAAAACAAGGGAACTCATTG CTAGAAGAACAACACCCCTTTtggaatatattaaaaatagaaaattagAAAAGCAG AGAATTcgagaagagaaaagagaagaacgGAGGCGGAGAGAATTGGAGAAGAAGCGTTTGCgggaggaagagaaaaggaaGCGCAGAGAAGAAGAAAGACGTAAAAGAAAAGAAGTGGAGAAGCAAAAGAAGATTTCTGAAAAAGAAATAAGGATCAAG CTTCTCAAGAAGCCTGAAAAAGGAGATGAACTGGCCAGTGAAAAGCACAAAGgtgaagaagctgacactgaggAAAATAAATGGGATAAATCACCTGCATCTGGGAGTATAAAATCCAAATCTTTGGAGAGTTCACTAAAAGAAATCAAGGAAAA GTCACAAAATGATAGTGACAAAGAGCAAAGAGATTTGGAGAGAAGATTTCGAGAAAAAGAACCTGAAAGACAAAGGTATCGATTGGATGATGGCAGAAAGCATAGAACTCACTATGAGTTTGACAAGTTTATGAGAAGGAATGAAGAAGAGCTGAAATGGGGGAAAGGATACAACCAAGACAGAGGAAAGAAAGGGAACTACAACTACAGCTTCACTGTGGAGGCAGTAGACAAACTGGGTAAAGAGGACAAGTGTGATGACatggcatccaaaaaggagcgcATAAGAAATAAG GATCGTCCAGCCATGCAGTTGTACCAGCCAGGAGCTCGCATCCGAACACATATGGGACCTACAAGTAAAACCTATGACTGCAGTGGGAAACCCTTTGAAGATGCTCTTGATAAAATGTATGAGGCAGATAATTCAGCTGGAGCTAGTTCTGAAAAGACTGAAGAAACAGAATAA
- the UPF3A gene encoding regulator of nonsense transcripts 3A isoform X1 codes for MDAPLLQESPRRDTDAPPNPPLTSPPSPLPPPPPLHPAPGKQREEKKTALSKVVIRRLPPCLTKEQLEEQLHPLPAHDYFEFCTADPSLYPHLYSRAYINFRNPEDILLFRDRFDGYVFIDNKGLEYPAVVEFAPFQKISKKKLKKKDAKAGSIEDDPEYRKFLENYCADEDKICANPEILLGEIEAKTRELIARRTTPLLEYIKNRKLEKQRIREEKREERRRRELEKKRLREEEKRKRREEERRKRKEVEKQKKISEKEIRIKLLKKPEKGDELASEKHKGEEADTEENKWDKSPASGSIKSKSLESSLKEIKEKSQNDSDKEQRDLERRFREKEPERQRIVQPCSCTSQELASEHIWDLQVKPMTAVGNPLKMLLIKCMRQIIQLELVLKRLKKQNKTVWGKSLVKRNEFQIQHHHKNPLGCFRTPQAIASTK; via the exons ATGGACGCCCCGCTGCTGCAGGAGTCGCCGCGCCGCGACACGGACGCTCCGCCGAACCCGCCGCTGACGTCCCCGCCGTCCCcactgccgccgccgccgccgcttcaCCCGGCGCCGGGGAAACAGCGGGAGGAGAAGAAAACGGCGCTGAGCAAA GTGGTTATTCGAAGGCTTCCTCCTTGTCTAACCAAGGAGCAACTTGAGGAGCAGCTGCATCCTCTACCTGCCCATGATTATTTTGAGTTTTGCACTGCTGATCCCAG CCTTTATCCTCATCTCTACTCAAGAGCATACATTAACTTTAGAAATCCTGAGGACATCCTTCTTTTTAGAGATCGCTTTGATGGCTATGTCTTCATTGATAATAAAG GTTTGGAATATCCTGCAGTGGTTGAATTTGCTCCATTTCAGAAGATTTCAAAAAAGAAACTGAAGAAGAAAGATGCCAAAGCTGGGAGCATTGAAGATG ATCCAGAATATAGGAAATTTTTAGAGAATTATTGTGCTGATGAAGACAAGATCTGTGCCAATCCTGAGATTCTTTTGGGAGAGATTGAGGCCAAAACAAGGGAACTCATTG CTAGAAGAACAACACCCCTTTtggaatatattaaaaatagaaaattagAAAAGCAG AGAATTcgagaagagaaaagagaagaacgGAGGCGGAGAGAATTGGAGAAGAAGCGTTTGCgggaggaagagaaaaggaaGCGCAGAGAAGAAGAAAGACGTAAAAGAAAAGAAGTGGAGAAGCAAAAGAAGATTTCTGAAAAAGAAATAAGGATCAAG CTTCTCAAGAAGCCTGAAAAAGGAGATGAACTGGCCAGTGAAAAGCACAAAGgtgaagaagctgacactgaggAAAATAAATGGGATAAATCACCTGCATCTGGGAGTATAAAATCCAAATCTTTGGAGAGTTCACTAAAAGAAATCAAGGAAAA GTCACAAAATGATAGTGACAAAGAGCAAAGAGATTTGGAGAGAAGATTTCGAGAAAAAGAACCTGAAAGACAAAG GATCGTCCAGCCATGCAGTTGTACCAGCCAGGAGCTCGCATCCGAACACATATGGGACCTACAAGTAAAACCTATGACTGCAGTGGGAAACCCTTTGAAGATGCTCTTGATAAAATGTATGAGGCAGATAATTCAGCTGGAGCTAGTTCTGAAAAGACTGAAGAAACAGAATAAAACAGTCTGGGGGAAAAGTCTTGTGAAAAGGAATGAATTTCAGATTCAGCATCATCACAAAAATCCATTGGGCTGTTTCAGAACTCCACAGGCAATTGCATCAACAAAATAA